The Penaeus chinensis breed Huanghai No. 1 chromosome 39, ASM1920278v2, whole genome shotgun sequence genome has a segment encoding these proteins:
- the LOC125046920 gene encoding glucose dehydrogenase [FAD, quinone]-like, whose translation MAGPSPLWLLPAFATFFSFYAGDSLDEPVPDAASVLEEYDYIVVGGGSSGSVVAARLSEDPDATVLLLEAGGQESEFSEVPGLAGYLQLSQMDWQYKAEPSTTSCLAMVSNRCNLPRGRVIGGSSSINYMLYVRGNRRDYDLWESQGNHGWGYDHVLPFFKFSEDNANPTLTANSDFHGSDGYLSVGESPWRSPLAAAFVEAGVELGYPARDVNGASQTGFMVPQGFLRRGSRCSNARAFLRPARLRPNLHTALNAFVTRILFDSARRAYGVVFDRGGEEGRGQEVRARREVILAAGAINTPQLLLLSGVGPAQQLRRYNISVVADLPVGRNLQDHIAGSAIFTIREPVSLLYSRLENLPALLKYSVFGSGPLTSLGGVEGVAFVSTRFMNASLDWPDIEFHFVSGTHASDGGSHLRHALGLRDEYWAHYFSHLVDRDQFSILAKLMRPRSRGVVELRSADPYEYPKIITNYLHDRADLLVIKEGLKIARQVGNTRVFREFGARLFDLPLLGCESFEMTSEAYWECYIRHLTFTIYHYCGTAKMGPYWDPDAVVDPMLRVYGVQGLRVVDASVFPTIPSGNTNAPVTMVAEKAAHMIKAFWAPAKTSGDGDALPPTELHSEEL comes from the exons GAGTACGATTATATTGTGGTTGGCGGTGGATCCTCGGGCAGCGTCGTCGCCGCCAGGTTGTCAGAGGATCCTGACGCAACAGTGCTGTTGCTGGAGGCCGGGGGGCAGGAGTCAGAATTCTCGGAAGTGCCGGGCCTAGCAGGATACCTCCAGCTCTCCCAGATGGATTGGCAATACAAGGCCGAACCCTCAACAACGTCCTGCCTGGCGATGGTGTCAAATAG GTGCAACCTCCCTCGCGGCCGAGTGATCGggggcagcagcagcatcaactaTATGCTGTACGTGCGCGGTAACCGGCGCGACTACGACCTGTGGGAATCCCAGGGCAATCACGGCTGGGGCTACGATCACGTACTGCCCTTCTTCAAGTTTTCGGAGGACAACGCCAACCCGACCCTCACCGCTAACTCAG ATTTCCACGGCTCCGACGGCTACCTGAGCGTGGGCGAGTCGCCGTGGCGCTCCCCGCTGGCGGCGGCCTTCGTGGAGGCGGGGGTCGAACTCGGCTACCCCGCCAGGGACGTCAACGGCGCCAGCCAGACGGGCTTCATGGTTCCGCAGGGCTTCCTCAGGCGCGGCTCGCGCTGCTCGAACGCGCGGGCGTTCCTGAGGCCGGCGCGGCTTCGACCGAATCTCCACACAGCCCTCAACGCCTTCGTCACGCGGATCCTGTTCGATTCGGCGCGTCGGGCGTACGGCGTCGTGTTCGACCGCGGGGGCGAGGAAGGGCGCGGACAGGAGGTTCGCGCACGGAGGGAGGTGATTCTAGCGGCCGGCGCCATCAACACGCCGCAGCTGCTCCTGCTGTCGGGCGTGGGGCCGGCGCAGCAGCTGAGGCGCTACAACATCTCTGTTGTGGCCGACCTCCCCGTTGGACGCAACCTGCAG GACCACATAGCCGGCAGCGCTATCTTCACGATCAGGGAGCCAGTGTCCCTCCTGTACAGTCGGCTGGAGAACCTCCCTGCCCTCCTCAAGTACTCTGTGTTTGGCTCGGGCCCCCTCACCTCCCTGGGCGGCGTCGAGGGGGTCGCCTTCGTGTCCACCAGGTTCATGAACGCCTCCCTGGACTGGCCCGACATCGAGTTCCACTTCGTGTCCGGGACGCATGCCTCGGACGGCGGCTCCCACCTGCGCCACGCGCTGGGCCTCCGGGACGAGTACTGGGCCCACTACTTCAGTCACCTTGTTGACCGCGACCAGTTCAGCATCCTGGCCAAGCTGATGCGGCCTCGGAGCCGTGGCGTCGTGGAACTGCGCTCGGCTGACCCTTATGAGTACCCGAAG aTTATTACCAACTACCTGCACGACCGAGCTGACCTGCTGGTGATAAAGGAAGGCCTGAAGATTGCTCGCCAGGTTGGGAACACCCGGGTCTTCCGTGA GTTCGGTGCCAGGCTGTTTGATCTCCCGCTTCTTGGATGCGAGAGTTTTGAGATGACGTCAGAAGCCTACTGGGAGTGTTACATCAGACACCTGACATTCACCATCTACCACTATTGCGGCACTGCCAAGATGGGGCCGTACTGGGACCCCGACGCTGTGGTTGACCCCATGCTGAG GGTGTACGGGGTCCAGGGACTCCGCGTTGTCGACGCCTCGGTTTTCCCGACCATCCCCAGCGGCAACACCAACGCCCCCGTCACCATGGTCGCCGAGAAGGCCGCCCACATGATTAAGGCGTTCTGGGCCCCCGCGAAGACCTCGGGCGACGGCGACGCTCTCCCCCCCACGGAGCTGCACTCGGAGGAACTCTGA